A single genomic interval of Halorubrum aethiopicum harbors:
- a CDS encoding DUF5611 family protein — protein MKQYKMRRGEHLDERMPDLKGSIEEYFGEVTGTEEYDGHELYVVEDPENPVFERIVAGAAEYSGKKDKLAVHFEERPAEEVIAEGNADAAADAVDAKNSFLLEATGRDAKSRRDSLKREVEDDAPDY, from the coding sequence ATGAAGCAGTACAAGATGCGTCGCGGCGAGCATCTCGACGAGCGCATGCCGGATCTCAAAGGCTCCATCGAGGAGTACTTCGGCGAGGTCACCGGCACCGAGGAGTACGACGGCCACGAGCTGTACGTGGTCGAGGATCCCGAGAACCCCGTCTTCGAGCGGATCGTCGCCGGTGCGGCCGAGTACAGCGGCAAGAAGGACAAGCTCGCGGTCCACTTCGAGGAACGCCCGGCCGAGGAGGTCATCGCCGAGGGGAACGCCGACGCCGCCGCCGACGCGGTCGACGCGAAGAACTCCTTCCTGCTCGAGGCCACCGGCCGCGACGCGAAGTCCCGACGGGACTCGCTGAAACGCGAGGTCGAGGACGACGCCCCCGACTACTGA
- a CDS encoding universal stress protein: protein MSIETILLAVGTEDEKRTERLAAEATSVAKPTGATVVLAHVFGDDEFAEVRSNLGVDAESEGSTPDAVAERHTTTRSISKALSAAGVNHEIRGAVGDHADEIVALAEETDADRVVVGGRHRSPTGKAVFGSVAQDVILSAPCPVTFVREEPVESKRRVAP from the coding sequence ATGAGCATCGAGACGATCCTGTTAGCGGTCGGAACCGAGGACGAGAAACGAACCGAGCGGCTCGCCGCGGAGGCGACGAGCGTCGCGAAGCCAACCGGGGCCACGGTCGTCCTCGCGCACGTGTTCGGCGACGACGAGTTCGCCGAGGTCCGGTCGAACCTCGGCGTCGACGCCGAGAGCGAGGGGTCGACCCCCGACGCGGTCGCGGAACGGCACACCACCACCAGATCCATCTCGAAGGCGCTCTCGGCGGCGGGCGTGAACCACGAGATCCGCGGCGCGGTCGGCGACCACGCCGACGAGATCGTCGCGCTGGCCGAGGAGACCGACGCCGACCGCGTCGTCGTCGGCGGTCGCCACCGCTCGCCGACCGGCAAGGCGGTCTTCGGCAGCGTCGCACAGGACGTGATCCTCTCCGCGCCGTGTCCGGTGACGTTCGTGCGCGAGGAGCCCGTCGAGTCGAAACGCCGCGTCGCGCCCTGA
- a CDS encoding ROK family protein codes for MAYYVGVDLGATNVRAVVGDETATVLGSDARGTPRGPTGIAVTEAVLSVVRNACAEAGVDPDAVAAAGIGSIGPLDLAAGVVLNPANLPDTVERIPLVGPVSRLLDTEEVHLHNDTNAGVIGERFHSERNPDDMVYLTVSSGIGAGVAVDGNVLSGWDGNAGEVGHMTVDPHGFMTCGCGLDGHWEGYCSGNNIPKYARELHEEDPIETALPIEDPDFSAVDVFEAAGSDTFADHVIDQLAHWNAMGVANVIHAYAPLVVSVGGAVALNNPERVLDPVREKLAEMVFINVPEIRLTELGDDVVVKGALASALTGGTGDRSRVESPP; via the coding sequence ATGGCTTACTACGTGGGCGTCGACCTCGGCGCGACGAACGTCCGCGCGGTCGTCGGCGACGAGACGGCGACCGTGCTCGGCTCCGACGCGCGCGGCACCCCCCGTGGCCCGACCGGCATCGCCGTCACCGAGGCGGTGTTGAGCGTCGTCCGAAACGCGTGCGCGGAGGCCGGCGTCGATCCGGACGCGGTCGCCGCCGCCGGGATCGGCTCCATCGGTCCGCTCGACCTCGCGGCCGGGGTCGTGTTGAACCCGGCGAACCTCCCGGACACCGTCGAGCGGATCCCGCTCGTCGGCCCGGTCTCGCGGCTGCTCGACACCGAGGAGGTCCACCTCCACAACGACACCAACGCGGGCGTGATCGGCGAGCGCTTCCACTCCGAGCGCAACCCCGACGACATGGTGTACCTCACCGTCTCCTCGGGGATCGGCGCGGGCGTCGCCGTCGACGGCAACGTCCTCTCGGGGTGGGACGGCAACGCGGGCGAGGTCGGCCACATGACCGTCGACCCGCACGGGTTCATGACCTGCGGGTGCGGCCTCGACGGCCACTGGGAGGGGTACTGCTCCGGCAACAACATCCCGAAGTACGCCCGCGAGCTCCACGAGGAGGACCCCATCGAGACCGCGCTCCCGATCGAGGACCCCGACTTCTCCGCGGTCGACGTCTTCGAGGCCGCCGGCTCGGACACCTTCGCCGACCACGTGATAGACCAGCTCGCCCACTGGAACGCGATGGGGGTCGCGAACGTGATCCACGCGTACGCCCCGCTCGTCGTCAGCGTCGGCGGCGCGGTCGCGCTCAACAATCCCGAGCGCGTCCTCGATCCGGTCCGCGAGAAGCTCGCGGAGATGGTGTTCATCAACGTCCCGGAGATCCGGCTCACCGAACTCGGCGACGACGTCGTCGTCAAGGGCGCGCTCGCGAGCGCGCTCACCGGCGGGACCGGCGACCGCTCGCGCGTCGAGTCGCCCCCGTAG
- a CDS encoding PrsW family intramembrane metalloprotease, whose product MDSRSDPVERGDDGDRDLYDVATWEERTSLDGLAVALYWLLTRSAKALLVLLAGVILLSIFASFGVGLIFDPAIAVLLALSTVPALGLAAYVYVSDVTTGEPLSLLVATFLLSVLTATFAAVLNGAARPLFEPLGFLGTILFFFVIVGPIEETVKLLAVRLYAYTDERFDAVIDGAVYGAIAGLGFAVIENLLYIARSVDIAELSLGLAALGAGDGIAALRALAGPGHVVYSAFAGYYLGLAKFNPENRGPIVIKGLVIAATIHALYNTLVGPVTAIASGLFGLPQVLALFGFVVVFQGAFGYVLLRKIWRYRDAYLATRNARGSGATGDGRGPEATPERDEFEE is encoded by the coding sequence ATGGACTCACGGTCGGACCCCGTCGAGCGGGGCGACGACGGCGACCGCGACCTCTACGACGTCGCCACGTGGGAGGAGCGCACCTCCCTCGACGGGCTCGCGGTCGCGTTGTACTGGCTTCTCACGCGCTCGGCGAAGGCGCTCCTCGTGCTGCTGGCCGGAGTGATCCTCCTCAGCATCTTCGCCTCCTTCGGCGTGGGACTGATCTTCGATCCCGCCATCGCCGTGTTGCTGGCGCTGTCGACCGTCCCCGCGCTCGGGCTCGCGGCGTACGTGTACGTCTCCGACGTCACGACCGGCGAGCCGCTCTCGCTTCTGGTCGCGACGTTCCTGTTGTCCGTACTGACCGCGACGTTCGCGGCGGTCCTCAACGGCGCGGCTCGCCCGCTCTTCGAACCGCTCGGGTTCCTCGGGACGATCCTCTTCTTCTTCGTCATCGTCGGTCCGATAGAGGAGACGGTGAAGCTGCTCGCGGTGCGGCTGTACGCGTACACCGACGAGCGGTTCGACGCCGTGATCGACGGCGCGGTGTACGGCGCGATCGCCGGGCTCGGCTTCGCCGTCATCGAGAACCTCCTGTACATCGCACGGAGCGTCGACATCGCGGAGCTCTCGCTCGGCCTCGCGGCGCTCGGCGCGGGCGACGGGATCGCCGCGCTTCGCGCGCTCGCCGGCCCCGGCCACGTCGTCTACTCGGCCTTCGCGGGCTACTACCTGGGGCTCGCGAAGTTCAACCCCGAGAACCGCGGGCCGATCGTGATCAAGGGACTCGTGATCGCGGCGACGATCCACGCGCTGTACAACACCCTCGTGGGGCCGGTGACGGCGATCGCCTCGGGACTGTTCGGCCTCCCGCAGGTCCTCGCGCTGTTCGGGTTCGTCGTCGTCTTCCAAGGCGCGTTCGGCTACGTCCTCCTCCGGAAGATCTGGCGGTATCGAGACGCGTACCTCGCGACGCGGAACGCGAGAGGGAGCGGCGCGACGGGCGACGGACGCGGCCCGGAGGCGACTCCCGAGCGGGACGAGTTCGAGGAGTAA
- a CDS encoding DUF402 domain-containing protein has translation MNARVRGIYATALTRLLLEADHTVVDASPPIRRRFDATFPAAPPDAAIETTDDRQGVGVAGDPDAVAAIRDRLVDVGIDALAWTDPTPVGTVLDGEVVETLGGGAVLELAVGSGGDSSRDETAADDAPVPDGPVEGYLPYGNVDARVETGDRVRTQVRSSAAPWESRRPELDAALRVGTGLVTLEPGSGTRVDVRDDEAARELAGMTELLGIEPPDGWRAVWGPAALDADVDDLEAGLERAVSEAERLAEAVGVGDADDRDAGGVGLLADSAETRAEPLARPNAGAWVWFGRESRFALDAVRRKVTATMPGHHRIKAGSGSASAGVDFAEAICDPDPDADFPVSAVRDAFGPTEGDRLRIEHGKPDGRLITLGEGTVTAVDDDGSITVEREMTPGGDYDGLGTRREAGDVATTSLKEGRWWYPTTYRGSDGTVKGTYVNVCTPVEVFPDAARYVDLHVDVIKHPDGTVERVDDEVLGESVAAGHVDEALAEKARSVASALENAL, from the coding sequence GTGAACGCGCGGGTCCGCGGGATCTACGCGACCGCGCTGACGCGACTCCTGCTCGAGGCCGACCACACGGTCGTCGACGCCTCGCCGCCGATCCGGCGACGCTTCGACGCGACGTTCCCCGCCGCCCCGCCCGACGCCGCGATCGAGACGACCGACGACCGCCAGGGCGTCGGCGTCGCCGGCGATCCCGACGCGGTCGCCGCGATCCGGGACCGCCTCGTCGACGTCGGGATCGACGCGCTCGCGTGGACCGATCCGACGCCCGTCGGGACCGTCCTTGACGGCGAGGTGGTGGAGACGCTCGGCGGCGGCGCGGTCCTCGAGTTGGCTGTCGGATCCGGCGGCGACTCCTCCCGGGACGAGACGGCCGCGGACGACGCCCCCGTTCCGGACGGCCCCGTCGAGGGGTATCTCCCGTACGGGAACGTCGACGCGCGGGTCGAAACCGGCGATCGGGTCCGAACCCAGGTGCGGTCGTCGGCCGCGCCCTGGGAGTCGCGTCGGCCGGAACTGGACGCGGCGCTCCGGGTCGGAACCGGCCTCGTCACCCTGGAGCCGGGCTCGGGGACCCGCGTCGACGTTCGCGACGACGAGGCGGCCCGCGAGCTGGCGGGGATGACCGAGCTCCTCGGGATCGAGCCGCCCGACGGGTGGCGCGCGGTCTGGGGGCCGGCCGCGCTCGACGCCGACGTGGACGACCTCGAGGCGGGGCTGGAACGCGCCGTGAGCGAGGCCGAGCGGCTCGCGGAGGCGGTCGGCGTCGGCGACGCGGACGACCGCGACGCCGGCGGTGTCGGCCTCCTCGCGGACTCCGCGGAGACGCGCGCCGAGCCGCTCGCCCGCCCGAACGCCGGCGCGTGGGTCTGGTTCGGCCGCGAGTCGCGCTTCGCGCTCGACGCAGTCCGCCGGAAGGTGACCGCGACGATGCCGGGCCACCACCGGATCAAGGCCGGCTCCGGGTCGGCGTCCGCCGGCGTCGACTTCGCGGAGGCGATCTGCGATCCGGATCCCGACGCCGACTTCCCCGTTTCCGCCGTTCGCGACGCCTTCGGCCCGACGGAGGGCGACCGGCTCCGGATCGAACACGGCAAGCCCGACGGCCGGCTGATCACCCTCGGCGAGGGAACGGTGACCGCGGTCGACGACGACGGATCGATCACCGTCGAGCGGGAGATGACGCCCGGCGGGGACTACGACGGGCTCGGCACCCGCCGTGAGGCCGGTGACGTGGCGACGACGAGCCTCAAGGAGGGTCGGTGGTGGTACCCCACCACCTACCGGGGCTCCGACGGGACGGTGAAGGGGACCTACGTCAACGTCTGTACCCCCGTCGAGGTCTTCCCGGACGCCGCCCGCTACGTCGACCTCCACGTCGACGTGATCAAACACCCCGACGGGACGGTCGAGCGCGTCGACGACGAGGTCCTCGGCGAGTCCGTCGCGGCCGGCCACGTCGACGAGGCGCTCGCCGAGAAGGCGCGGAGCGTGGCCTCGGCGCTGGAGAACGCGCTGTAG
- a CDS encoding NifU family protein, with product MSDESLAERIETWMVGQMPIIQMHGGTSVVREADPETGEVVVELGGGCAGCGVSNITAENIRRDLITDFEAVTDVTVRVPSSGDQGASTVEGGRGGELRHETDASNHF from the coding sequence ATGAGCGACGAGAGCCTCGCGGAGCGGATCGAGACGTGGATGGTCGGCCAGATGCCGATCATCCAGATGCACGGCGGGACGAGCGTCGTGCGCGAGGCCGACCCGGAGACCGGCGAGGTCGTCGTCGAACTCGGCGGCGGCTGTGCGGGCTGTGGCGTCTCGAACATCACCGCCGAGAACATCCGCCGCGACCTCATCACCGACTTCGAGGCGGTCACCGACGTCACGGTCCGAGTCCCCTCCTCCGGCGACCAGGGGGCCTCGACCGTCGAGGGCGGCCGCGGCGGCGAGCTCCGCCACGAGACGGACGCCTCGAACCACTTCTGA
- a CDS encoding 2Fe-2S iron-sulfur cluster-binding protein translates to MLDPLPIALAAIATLTVVLVSTLKGTGWEPTEDISDEIVERRAESLPDPGFPEPGNRAIGAGGGGGGAIPASGEGGEGELEEGGSASAGPGDIPEDEIEYFEVEFAKQGETVELANNEPILDQGEEQGWDLPYACRQGQCVSCAGHITDGPSEDFVEHDNQQMLDEDELGDGYTLTCVAYPRDSFTIETGEAP, encoded by the coding sequence ATGCTTGACCCACTGCCGATCGCGCTCGCAGCGATCGCGACGCTGACGGTCGTTCTCGTCAGTACGCTGAAGGGGACGGGGTGGGAACCCACCGAGGACATCTCCGACGAGATCGTCGAACGGCGCGCCGAGTCCCTCCCGGATCCCGGCTTCCCCGAGCCCGGCAACCGCGCGATCGGCGCGGGCGGCGGTGGCGGCGGCGCGATCCCGGCGAGCGGCGAGGGCGGCGAGGGCGAACTCGAGGAGGGCGGCTCGGCGAGCGCCGGCCCCGGCGACATCCCCGAGGACGAGATCGAGTACTTCGAGGTCGAGTTCGCGAAGCAGGGCGAGACGGTCGAACTGGCGAACAACGAGCCGATCCTCGATCAGGGCGAAGAGCAGGGATGGGACCTCCCGTACGCCTGCCGGCAGGGACAGTGCGTCTCGTGTGCCGGACACATCACGGACGGCCCCTCCGAGGACTTCGTCGAACACGACAACCAGCAGATGCTCGACGAGGACGAACTCGGGGACGGCTACACGCTCACTTGCGTCGCGTACCCCCGCGACTCCTTCACCATCGAGACCGGCGAGGCCCCCTGA
- a CDS encoding RNA-binding protein encodes MQVKSRHHLRSDEIAAIREAVADHLGVDVDGETFELVEFVDANYELVLVDGEPAVFYVDDDEPFLTVRGANDYEPETGVVTVDAGAISFVSDGADVMRPGIVEADAAIREGDLVVIAEETHGKVLAVGRAMVDGDEMVGDSGKVVSSIHHVGDELYEFSA; translated from the coding sequence ATGCAGGTGAAATCCCGTCACCACCTCCGAAGCGACGAGATCGCGGCGATCCGCGAGGCGGTCGCCGACCACCTCGGCGTCGACGTCGACGGAGAGACGTTCGAGCTCGTCGAGTTCGTCGACGCGAACTACGAGCTGGTGCTCGTCGACGGCGAGCCGGCGGTCTTCTACGTCGACGACGACGAGCCGTTCCTCACCGTCCGGGGGGCGAACGACTACGAGCCCGAGACGGGCGTCGTCACCGTCGACGCGGGCGCGATCTCGTTCGTCTCCGACGGCGCGGACGTGATGCGGCCGGGCATCGTCGAGGCGGACGCGGCGATCCGCGAGGGCGACCTCGTCGTGATCGCGGAGGAGACCCACGGGAAGGTGCTCGCGGTCGGCCGCGCGATGGTCGACGGCGACGAGATGGTCGGCGACAGCGGGAAGGTCGTCTCCTCGATCCACCACGTCGGCGACGAGCTCTACGAGTTCTCGGCGTGA
- a CDS encoding dodecin, giving the protein MVFKKITLIGTSEESFDAAADEAIDRAEDTLDNVYWAEVQEFGVEIKNAPEREYQAEVEIAFELED; this is encoded by the coding sequence ATGGTGTTCAAGAAGATCACGCTGATCGGAACGAGCGAGGAGAGCTTCGACGCCGCCGCGGACGAGGCGATCGACCGAGCCGAGGACACCCTGGATAACGTCTACTGGGCAGAAGTACAGGAGTTCGGCGTGGAGATCAAGAACGCGCCGGAACGGGAGTACCAGGCCGAAGTCGAGATCGCCTTCGAGCTCGAGGACTGA
- a CDS encoding DUF7116 family protein, translated as MATASIPPTTEARDVFRELGYSVSEGGREFVAERKWRRVLVTALCMEDDDLGPYLTDGGETPRLRCFVTWRTNADDLQERLTSLKPPYDWAVIGVDPDGDDFSVMEGAPGSP; from the coding sequence ATGGCCACTGCGAGCATCCCACCGACGACGGAGGCCAGAGACGTCTTTCGTGAGCTCGGATACAGCGTCTCCGAGGGCGGACGCGAGTTCGTCGCGGAGCGAAAGTGGCGACGCGTCCTCGTCACGGCGCTGTGTATGGAGGACGACGATCTGGGCCCGTATCTCACGGACGGTGGGGAGACGCCGCGACTCCGTTGTTTCGTCACGTGGCGGACGAACGCCGACGACCTCCAGGAGCGGCTCACGTCGCTGAAGCCCCCCTACGACTGGGCGGTGATCGGCGTCGACCCCGACGGCGACGACTTCTCCGTGATGGAGGGAGCGCCGGGGAGCCCCTGA
- a CDS encoding DUF5816 domain-containing protein: MELDASTTADGERVYIDRTRAERGAEGPFYLVYTDADAADRWGFACGNCGSLDTAMDTMGRIQCTDCGNLRKPDEWDAAHE; this comes from the coding sequence ATGGAACTCGACGCGTCGACGACCGCGGACGGCGAGCGGGTGTACATCGACCGAACGCGCGCCGAACGCGGGGCGGAGGGGCCCTTCTACCTCGTCTACACGGACGCGGACGCCGCCGATCGGTGGGGGTTCGCGTGCGGGAACTGCGGCTCGCTCGACACGGCGATGGACACGATGGGGCGGATCCAGTGTACCGACTGCGGCAACCTCCGGAAGCCGGACGAGTGGGACGCCGCCCACGAGTGA
- a CDS encoding HesB/IscA family protein, with product MSTESVQGGGDDPAIEVTPEAAAEALSLLEGEELDTDEAGLRLFVQQGGCAGLSYGMRFDTEPEPDDLVVEHHGLRVFVDPASRNYIGGSKLDYESGLQAAGFHVENPNVVSECGCGESFRT from the coding sequence ATGAGCACCGAATCGGTTCAGGGAGGCGGCGACGATCCGGCGATCGAGGTGACGCCGGAGGCCGCCGCGGAGGCGCTCTCGCTTCTGGAGGGCGAAGAGCTCGACACCGACGAGGCGGGGCTCCGGCTGTTCGTCCAGCAGGGCGGCTGTGCGGGGCTCTCCTACGGGATGCGCTTCGACACCGAGCCGGAGCCGGACGACCTCGTCGTCGAGCACCACGGGCTGCGGGTGTTCGTCGACCCCGCCAGCCGGAACTACATCGGCGGCAGCAAACTCGACTACGAGAGCGGCCTCCAGGCCGCCGGCTTCCACGTCGAGAACCCGAACGTCGTCTCCGAGTGCGGCTGCGGGGAGTCGTTCCGGACCTGA
- a CDS encoding PhoU domain-containing protein, translating into MSLSAARHDPTGIERLVAAAYVAGADVVRVDGAPDRAGRAAVRDAVAGLVGIEIAEETEEAVVARTMLDVADLPPTRTLERMADRTLTMHGDAVAAALAGDGEAGGRVRDQDDDVDRLFGLLSREFQRSLVEVPADGDGGLTPFDHYAVARQLERVADHATKIAEAAEAIAEPPADPVAADLDRLATDARATVERAFSETIGECDPRTLGTAIADAEDLLEEARRVDRELYERSLADGYVLATVLDSITRTAEYGINVAEVGLRAALRDGPDGSTAGSA; encoded by the coding sequence GTGTCGCTGTCGGCGGCACGACACGACCCGACCGGGATCGAGCGGCTGGTCGCCGCCGCGTACGTCGCCGGTGCCGACGTCGTCCGCGTCGACGGCGCTCCGGACCGCGCCGGGCGGGCGGCCGTCCGCGACGCGGTCGCCGGCCTCGTCGGGATCGAGATCGCGGAGGAAACGGAGGAGGCGGTGGTCGCGCGGACGATGCTCGACGTCGCGGACCTCCCGCCGACGCGGACGCTGGAGCGGATGGCGGACCGGACCCTGACGATGCACGGGGACGCCGTCGCGGCCGCGCTCGCTGGAGACGGCGAGGCCGGAGGGCGCGTCCGCGACCAGGACGACGACGTGGACCGGCTGTTCGGCCTCCTCTCCCGCGAGTTCCAGCGCTCTCTCGTCGAGGTCCCGGCGGACGGCGACGGGGGCCTCACCCCGTTCGACCACTACGCCGTCGCCAGGCAGCTGGAGCGGGTCGCGGACCACGCGACGAAGATCGCCGAGGCCGCCGAGGCGATCGCGGAGCCGCCCGCGGACCCGGTCGCGGCGGACCTCGACCGGCTCGCGACCGACGCGCGGGCGACGGTCGAGCGGGCGTTCTCGGAGACGATCGGGGAGTGTGACCCGCGGACGCTCGGGACGGCGATCGCCGACGCCGAGGACCTCCTCGAGGAGGCGCGGCGGGTCGATCGGGAGCTCTACGAGCGGAGCCTCGCGGACGGGTACGTGCTCGCGACGGTGCTCGACAGCATCACGCGCACCGCCGAGTACGGGATCAACGTCGCCGAGGTCGGGCTCCGCGCGGCCCTGCGGGACGGTCCGGACGGCTCGACCGCCGGATCGGCGTGA
- a CDS encoding mechanosensitive ion channel family protein → MIPSLIGAFEGLTAVEATVAVLLISVVAAVGMEFVVLRVARRYVATTDGEYDDIVIDSLRAPLVVTAALAGVYVLTQMPAVRASVVVDPGLLDDLFGRPSLSVVILVWAYAANAVVNRLVAAVNAEGSRFDFAPVFSNVWSLAVLLGSVGSLLWLWGIEITPLLGAAGVAGIAVGFAAKDTVANFFGGIALYFDDTYKIGDYIVLDDGTAGTVIKVGVRSTTLLTRDEVMVTVPNAALNAAKVTNESAPQRRRRVRVPIGVAYGTDVDAFEALAIDVALAEPLVLDSPRPRARLRSFGDSALQYELLCWVKGPTRRRRAQHEINRALYKALADADIEIPYPKRDVTIAGGRDPGVSDPAAADGSVPVAEDGSATVANDGSAPVADDGSTPVADDAA, encoded by the coding sequence ATGATACCGTCGCTGATCGGGGCGTTCGAGGGGCTCACCGCGGTCGAGGCGACGGTCGCGGTGCTCCTTATCTCCGTCGTCGCCGCCGTGGGCATGGAGTTCGTCGTCCTCCGCGTCGCCCGACGGTACGTCGCGACCACGGACGGCGAGTACGACGACATCGTCATCGACTCGCTGCGCGCGCCGCTCGTCGTCACCGCCGCGCTGGCGGGCGTGTACGTGCTCACGCAGATGCCCGCGGTCCGGGCGTCGGTGGTCGTGGACCCGGGGCTGCTCGACGACCTCTTCGGCCGCCCCTCGCTGTCGGTCGTGATCCTCGTCTGGGCGTACGCGGCCAACGCGGTCGTGAACCGGCTCGTCGCCGCCGTCAACGCGGAGGGGAGCCGGTTCGACTTCGCGCCCGTCTTCTCGAACGTCTGGAGTCTCGCCGTCCTCCTCGGGAGCGTGGGGTCGCTGCTGTGGCTGTGGGGCATCGAGATCACGCCGCTCCTCGGCGCGGCCGGCGTCGCCGGCATCGCCGTCGGCTTCGCCGCGAAGGACACCGTCGCGAACTTCTTCGGCGGCATCGCGCTCTACTTCGACGACACCTACAAGATCGGCGACTACATCGTACTCGACGACGGCACCGCGGGCACCGTCATCAAGGTCGGCGTCCGCTCGACGACGCTTCTCACCCGCGACGAGGTGATGGTGACCGTCCCCAACGCCGCGCTCAACGCGGCGAAGGTGACGAACGAGTCCGCGCCGCAGCGTCGCCGTCGCGTCCGGGTCCCGATCGGCGTCGCCTACGGCACCGACGTCGACGCCTTCGAGGCGCTCGCGATCGACGTGGCGCTGGCGGAGCCGCTGGTCCTCGACTCGCCGCGCCCGCGGGCGCGGCTCCGCTCGTTCGGCGACTCGGCGCTCCAGTACGAGCTGCTCTGTTGGGTCAAGGGTCCGACCCGACGACGACGCGCCCAACACGAGATCAACCGCGCGCTGTACAAGGCGCTCGCCGACGCGGACATCGAGATCCCGTACCCGAAACGCGACGTCACGATCGCCGGCGGACGCGACCCCGGCGTGTCCGACCCCGCGGCCGCCGACGGATCGGTTCCCGTCGCCGAGGACGGATCGGCTACTGTCGCCAACGACGGATCGGCTCCCGTCGCCGATGACGGATCGACTCCCGTCGCCGATGACGCGGCCTGA
- a CDS encoding HAD family hydrolase yields the protein MKVVDAAGDGVVLFDMDGVILDGRGTEAAVHARALDDVLEERDLEIDDDLRGALATYEYDDAFRAACGRLDVDPDALFSAREERSAKRTVSRLAAGVRTLCPDVDALEPIAERATVGLVSNNYHPTVEFVVDHFRLTEFEYVRGRDLGPDGFDRRKPDPYYLNEALDALDASGGVYVGDRATDVIAAERAGLESVLVRREHNAALDLDAEPTVEVGSLHELVDLLAPAGRADDGRRR from the coding sequence ATGAAGGTCGTCGACGCGGCCGGCGACGGGGTCGTCCTCTTCGACATGGACGGCGTGATCCTCGACGGGCGGGGGACCGAGGCCGCGGTCCACGCCCGCGCCCTCGACGACGTCCTGGAGGAGCGCGACCTGGAGATCGACGACGACCTCCGCGGCGCGCTCGCGACGTACGAGTACGACGACGCGTTCCGCGCCGCCTGCGGGCGGCTCGACGTCGACCCCGACGCGCTCTTCTCGGCGCGGGAGGAGCGCAGCGCGAAGCGGACCGTCTCCCGGCTGGCGGCCGGCGTCCGGACGCTGTGTCCCGACGTCGACGCGCTCGAGCCGATCGCGGAGCGCGCGACCGTGGGGCTGGTGAGCAACAACTACCACCCGACGGTGGAGTTCGTCGTCGACCACTTCCGGCTGACCGAGTTCGAGTACGTCCGGGGCCGCGACCTCGGGCCCGACGGGTTCGACCGCCGGAAGCCCGACCCGTACTACCTGAACGAGGCGCTCGACGCGCTCGACGCGTCCGGCGGGGTCTACGTCGGCGACCGCGCGACCGACGTGATCGCCGCCGAGCGGGCGGGCCTCGAGAGCGTCCTGGTCCGGCGCGAGCACAACGCCGCGCTCGACCTCGACGCGGAGCCGACCGTCGAGGTCGGGAGCCTCCACGAACTCGTCGACCTCCTCGCGCCCGCCGGGAGGGCGGACGACGGACGACGTCGATAG